The Pirellulales bacterium genome segment GTCAGACGCCGACCCCGTCGTACACCTCGGCCCAGGGCAGTTCGAGCCCCAGCCCCGCCAGCGGCAGCGAGGTGCCACGCGGCCAGGGCGCCAGCTCCGACCATGCGGCGTCCGCCGGCACGCGATGGCAGGCCCAGGCCGCCTGCTCGGTGCTGGACAGCAGCACGATGTGCTGAAGCCCGGCCAGCTTGCGATAAGCCGCCAGCTTGCCGCCGCGGTCGAATTGCTGCGTGCTGGGCGAGAGTACTTCAACCACGAGTCGCGCCTCGGCCAGTTCCACCGTCGTCACCGGGTCGCCGACCGGCGTGCAATGCACCAGCACGTCGGGATAGAACACCGCGTCAGCGGCGTCAATGCGCAGACGCATCTCGGTCATCTTCACGCTACACGGCCGGCCACGCAGCCGCGAGTGCAGTGCAAAGCCGACGTTGCGGATCACATCGGCATGCGCCGCGCTTCCGCCGGCCATCCCCCGCACCGGTTCGCCCTGGATCGCATAGACGACGCCCTCGAGGTACTCGTGCTTGAAGCGGCTCGCGTTCTCGAGCACGAGGTAGTCTTCCATCTCGATGTAGGCCACGGCCTTCTCCGGGACGCCCATGCACGGCTCCTCGATGCATCCGACTCGCAGTGTGCCGCATCAGAGCTCGTGACTCACTTGGCTCGGAGCCAGGTCTCGCTGAATCGTCTCCAGGAGAACAGCGCTCCGGTTCGTGACCGTCAGTTCAAGCCAATGGTGCGGCGCACCGGCATGGGCTGTTCAGGCCGTCAACGGCTCGATGCCGTCGAACACCTGCGTGAGCAGCACGCTCAGACCGAGGCTGGGCACCGCCATCGCTTCGTCCTGGCTCATGTCGTGGAACACCCATTGGTCCTCTGCGTTGCGGCGAAATGCTTCGACGCGGCGGCTATCGGGATCGACGAGGACATATTCCTTCAACGACGCAATGCGGCGGTAGAGCGCGAACTTCTGGCTGCGGTCGTAGGCTTGCGTCGTGGGTGAAAGCACTTCGATCACCAGCGTCGGCGCGCGGAAGATCATGTCGGTGGCCAAGTCGGCCCTGTCGCAAGTGACGAAGATGTCGGGATAGAGAATCGTGTCTTCGGCAATCTGGATCTTCATCGATTCGGCGAACGCCTGGCAAGGGGTGCCGTCCAGTTGCCCGGACAATCGTCGGCCCAGGTTCATGATCAGGCGCCCGTGCGCCCGTCGCGCGCCGACCATGGCGAACACTTCGCCGCGGTGGAACTCATGCCTGTCCGGCTGGGCGTTCTCCCAGGTCAGGAAGTCATTC includes the following:
- a CDS encoding Uma2 family endonuclease, yielding MGVPEKAVAYIEMEDYLVLENASRFKHEYLEGVVYAIQGEPVRGMAGGSAAHADVIRNVGFALHSRLRGRPCSVKMTEMRLRIDAADAVFYPDVLVHCTPVGDPVTTVELAEARLVVEVLSPSTQQFDRGGKLAAYRKLAGLQHIVLLSSTEQAAWACHRVPADAAWSELAPWPRGTSLPLAGLGLELPWAEVYDGVGV
- a CDS encoding Uma2 family endonuclease, encoding MGLPLHRPGLNDFLTWENAQPDRHEFHRGEVFAMVGARRAHGRLIMNLGRRLSGQLDGTPCQAFAESMKIQIAEDTILYPDIFVTCDRADLATDMIFRAPTLVIEVLSPTTQAYDRSQKFALYRRIASLKEYVLVDPDSRRVEAFRRNAEDQWVFHDMSQDEAMAVPSLGLSVLLTQVFDGIEPLTA